Part of the Flavobacterium okayamense genome, TTTTATACCAATTAATGGCATTATCGAAATTCCTAAACCAGCAATAACAGCTTGTTTAACAGCTTCGTTTGAAGTAAGTTCCAATCGTTTGGTTATTTTAATTTTGTTGGCTTCAAAAAAGCGTTCCATTTTAAATCTGGTACCTGAACCTTCTTCTCTAAAAATTATAGGTAAATTTTCTAAATCCTTTAATTTAAGTTTTTTTAAATTATTGTAAATATCGTTATTACAAACAAGAAAAATTTTGTTGAGTAGAAGTTCTTCATTAAATACTAATAGATTTTCTGGAATAATTGAAACAAAGCCAAAATCAACTTCATTCTTTTCTATACTATCAATAACTTTTGACTTGTTTGTTACATCTAATATTAGTTCTATACCCGGGTTTTCATTAATGAATTTACTAAGAAAGTATGGGATTACATATTTCCCTGTAGATACTGATGCAATTTTTAATTTACCGGTAATTAATCCTTTATAAGAATTGGTTTTGTTTTTGATGTCTTCTGTCTTTTCAAATATTTCTTTAGCAACTGTGGCAATTTCATTTCCGAAATCAGTTACAAATAATTGTTTTCCAATTATTTCAGTTAATGGAATTTCAAACTGATCTTGAAAATTTTTCAACTGAATTGAAACCGCAGGTTGTGTCAAGTTTAGTTCATCTGCAGCCTTTGTTATATTCTTAGTTTCAACAATTTTTAAAAAAATGCTAAGTTGATGTAATGTGTAATTCATAAAATATTTTTATGATAAAAATATAAAATATAAATAAAAATATATGATTATTTGATTAGATATTTGTCAAAAAATAAATCACAATGAAAAAAGTAACTATTGCAAAAGGAGATGGAATTGGTCCTGAAATAATGGAAGCAGTTCTAAAAATTATTAAATCGACAAAAGCTAGTATCGAATTTGAAGAAATTGAAATTGGTGAAAAAGTTTACTTATCTGGAAATAGTTCTGGGATTTCGGATGATTCTTGGAATATTATTAGGACAAATAAAGTTTTATTAAAAGCTCCAATTACAACTCCACAGGGAGGTGGCTACAAAAGCTTGAATGTTACGATGAGGAAAGCATTAG contains:
- a CDS encoding LysR family transcriptional regulator: MNYTLHQLSIFLKIVETKNITKAADELNLTQPAVSIQLKNFQDQFEIPLTEIIGKQLFVTDFGNEIATVAKEIFEKTEDIKNKTNSYKGLITGKLKIASVSTGKYVIPYFLSKFINENPGIELILDVTNKSKVIDSIEKNEVDFGFVSIIPENLLVFNEELLLNKIFLVCNNDIYNNLKKLKLKDLENLPIIFREEGSGTRFKMERFFEANKIKITKRLELTSNEAVKQAVIAGLGISIMPLIGIKNEILNGDLKIINLKQLPLITNWNLIWNSHKSLSPVTKAFLEHLKQNKSLIIESNFQWFNEF